A window from Chitinophaga filiformis encodes these proteins:
- a CDS encoding DUF5018 domain-containing protein — translation MKLLNISIMQATAVALLLWLAIGACSKETVQAPYPYNELKTFEVVAGPGDTIPAAISNGNIILYWPFDHPLPDAIAPLVTISEHATVSPASGARVSLKDSVSYVVTAETGAKATYKLRVVVNQPDLLINDATDVVGRLEATTDITGITYVIPDTAFTAVYLVSGAGAETKCVINSFTELGANEYAVNIATPAVDTGSYKLKIVSGTETLTSERDYVKIIYPFPTVNSVTTAFTLKRGETFTLSGANMRGMVAGRARLTGGQTYYNLELAAFDLSSVTYRIPAHFPVGNYNLLHAAFRNYLGATVYLRAGTINPVLIITE, via the coding sequence ATGAAACTTCTCAATATATCTATCATGCAGGCTACAGCCGTGGCTTTACTGTTATGGCTGGCCATAGGCGCCTGTAGTAAGGAAACAGTGCAGGCGCCTTATCCTTATAATGAACTGAAGACCTTCGAGGTGGTGGCAGGACCAGGAGACACGATCCCTGCCGCTATCAGTAATGGCAACATTATACTGTACTGGCCATTTGATCATCCGCTGCCGGATGCTATTGCGCCACTGGTCACTATTTCTGAGCATGCAACGGTATCGCCGGCATCGGGAGCGCGGGTGTCGCTGAAAGACAGTGTATCTTATGTGGTGACAGCAGAGACAGGAGCTAAAGCTACTTATAAGCTCCGTGTAGTGGTCAATCAGCCCGACCTGCTGATCAATGACGCAACGGATGTAGTGGGCAGACTGGAGGCCACCACAGATATCACCGGTATTACCTACGTGATACCTGATACGGCTTTCACTGCTGTGTACCTGGTATCGGGAGCAGGTGCGGAGACAAAGTGTGTGATCAATAGTTTTACGGAACTGGGCGCTAATGAGTATGCTGTCAATATAGCCACACCGGCAGTGGATACCGGCAGTTATAAGCTGAAGATCGTTTCAGGTACAGAAACGCTTACCAGTGAGCGGGATTATGTGAAGATCATTTATCCTTTCCCGACAGTTAACAGCGTAACAACGGCCTTTACACTTAAACGAGGCGAGACCTTTACACTCAGCGGCGCCAACATGAGGGGAATGGTGGCAGGAAGGGCCAGGCTGACCGGTGGCCAGACCTATTACAACCTGGAGCTGGCAGCCTTTGATCTGAGTAGTGTGACCTATCGTATACCTGCTCATTTTCCGGTGGGGAACTATAATCTTTTACATGCCGCGTTCCGGAACTATCTGGGCGCAACAGTATACCTGCGTGCAGGAACAATTAACCCGGTTCTGATCATTACAGAATAA
- a CDS encoding TonB-dependent receptor plug domain-containing protein, translated as MYTGKELCITIILLCTGAYKASAQTDTATRAKALRGVEVRAVRLETLTSKAAMPVTVISRKTLDMMGSRRLDEVMREQTGVNIVNDIAAGSRAIGMQMQGFSSDYILILIDGQPMIGRNAGNFDLSRITVSDIERIEIVKGASSSLFGSEALGGVVNIITRQKISSPQAQAIVRYGSQNTQDATVEGEMPFAREKASLSLSGNYYHTDGYNVNSYLRRGATAPPYDSYSLQSRLRYRLSSSQQLFISGRWALRNSLNESVYGTGQTENSTKDVLSESDVNASLVLQSAFNNKFRLNSQYYLTRYSSRQDVSTGKQAVLKENEFTQYFHRFEEQVLYIPADKLSFTGGAGINLESMDDTELHGGNDMRSEYAYLQGDWKICSKLTTRAGLRYDHHNYYGGRLNPSVGVSYSLSDKIIFKAAVGTGYKTPDFKKRYQVFTNPQAGYTVLGVEEVAATLADMQTAGLISEIRPVARNISAALKPETSVSCNAGISVQPHAAVKLDLNVFYNNLHNFINTVQVATRTNYQPVYSYINLDRSYTSGVETGVSVSPVKGLDISAGYQLLYAKDRGIMDSIRAGGYPYNKVRNSHTGETRNAKVSDYIGLENRSRHMANLRVFYEYAPWGINASFRLTCRSKAGYDDANNNRFLDRYDTFIAGYAMLYASLEKKFCKDHLSVQLTADNLMNYTDMLMPGQPGRILMAGLKWRMFK; from the coding sequence ATGTATACCGGAAAGGAACTGTGCATCACTATCATACTATTGTGTACCGGCGCTTATAAGGCATCGGCACAGACTGATACTGCCACCAGGGCGAAAGCCCTGCGTGGGGTGGAGGTGAGGGCCGTTCGCCTGGAAACGCTTACCAGTAAAGCGGCTATGCCGGTAACGGTCATCAGCAGGAAAACACTGGACATGATGGGTAGTCGCAGACTGGATGAAGTAATGCGGGAACAGACCGGTGTGAACATCGTCAATGATATTGCCGCCGGTTCACGCGCTATCGGGATGCAGATGCAGGGCTTCAGTTCCGATTACATCCTGATCCTGATAGACGGGCAGCCGATGATTGGAAGAAATGCGGGGAACTTTGACCTGTCACGTATCACCGTGTCAGACATAGAACGGATAGAGATCGTAAAGGGCGCCTCTTCCAGTTTGTTTGGAAGTGAGGCCCTGGGAGGAGTGGTGAACATCATCACCCGTCAGAAGATCTCGTCACCGCAGGCACAGGCTATTGTGCGCTACGGTTCTCAAAATACGCAGGATGCCACAGTGGAAGGAGAGATGCCTTTTGCCAGAGAGAAGGCCTCCCTTTCATTGTCCGGCAACTATTATCATACGGATGGATACAATGTGAACAGCTATTTGCGCAGGGGGGCTACTGCTCCGCCTTACGACAGCTATAGTTTGCAATCACGTTTACGTTATCGCCTCAGTAGTAGTCAGCAGTTGTTCATCTCCGGCAGATGGGCTTTGCGTAACTCACTGAATGAATCGGTGTATGGCACAGGACAAACGGAAAACAGTACAAAAGATGTATTGAGCGAAAGTGATGTGAATGCGTCTCTTGTATTACAGTCTGCCTTTAACAATAAGTTCCGGCTGAACAGCCAGTACTACCTTACCCGTTACAGTTCCCGCCAGGACGTAAGCACCGGCAAACAGGCAGTACTGAAGGAAAATGAATTTACACAATATTTCCACCGCTTTGAGGAGCAGGTCTTATATATTCCTGCGGATAAATTGTCCTTTACCGGAGGTGCGGGCATCAATCTCGAAAGTATGGACGATACCGAACTGCATGGCGGCAATGATATGCGTAGTGAATATGCTTATCTGCAGGGCGACTGGAAGATATGCAGTAAACTGACCACGCGTGCCGGCCTGCGTTATGATCACCATAATTACTATGGGGGCAGGTTGAATCCCAGTGTAGGTGTTAGCTATAGTTTAAGCGACAAGATCATATTTAAGGCAGCCGTAGGGACAGGTTACAAGACGCCTGATTTTAAAAAACGCTACCAGGTATTCACCAATCCACAGGCGGGGTATACTGTACTGGGGGTCGAGGAGGTGGCTGCTACCCTGGCAGATATGCAGACGGCAGGACTGATCAGCGAAATACGGCCTGTGGCAAGGAATATCAGCGCTGCGCTCAAACCGGAAACATCTGTGTCTTGTAACGCCGGTATCAGTGTACAGCCACATGCTGCTGTAAAGCTGGACCTGAATGTTTTCTATAACAACCTGCACAATTTTATTAATACCGTTCAGGTAGCAACAAGAACTAATTATCAGCCTGTTTATTCCTATATCAATCTTGACCGGTCTTACACTTCGGGTGTAGAAACTGGTGTATCTGTCAGTCCTGTAAAAGGACTGGACATCTCCGCAGGTTACCAGCTGCTGTACGCAAAAGACAGGGGAATAATGGATTCCATCCGGGCGGGTGGGTACCCTTACAATAAGGTAAGGAACAGTCATACAGGTGAAACACGTAACGCGAAAGTGAGTGATTACATCGGCCTTGAAAACAGGTCCAGGCACATGGCCAACCTGCGGGTGTTTTATGAGTATGCACCCTGGGGTATCAACGCCAGCTTCCGCCTTACCTGCAGGAGTAAAGCCGGGTATGATGATGCGAACAACAACCGTTTCCTGGACAGGTACGATACATTCATAGCAGGGTATGCTATGCTATATGCATCGCTCGAAAAGAAATTTTGCAAAGATCATTTATCCGTGCAGTTAACAGCGGATAACCTGATGAATTATACGGATATGCTGATGCCGGGACAACCAGGACGGATATTGATGGCCGGACTGAAATGGCGGATGTTTAAATAA
- a CDS encoding TonB-dependent receptor plug domain-containing protein — protein MRSHLTVLGLSIALCNGAWAQSAAPATVISDSVRLRDVVVTGQYTPQSLKQSVYQVRTISGEYIKLRGATNVLGVLDNELGVRFSNDATLGETDVELMGMSGTNVKILLDGVPLADRGSTRQSLTQIDINTIERIEIVEGPMSVAYGTDALAGVINIITKKYRGGKQLSVTARVQEETVGKEYAAFSGKGVHNENLGLQWGHNGFFAGGGITRNDFGGWSDTLTGRKKAWKPKDQLMANGSFGYTNDHLKIWYRLDYLDEDIISRGDINFDNGKATDQHYLTDRYTHQAQAMWQVNKDLSVNGAASYQQYKRVTRTTIKDFTNNTEMLSANAGAQDVSKFNTIFFRGTAQYTLSPVWSFQPGIEYRRDGSSGERISGTPEISDYSLFLSAEIKPIRWLNVRPGVRLSRNSVYDAPPLIPSVNTKLALRSNLDLRLSYARGFRAPALRELYFYFFDASHSIKGNRDLKAEYSNSFTGSLSWQAIQKGPVRLNATATGFYNDFHDRIDLATINSTDTSTYVNISRFKTTGATLSGVLNWKELQVNAGIAYIGRYNQFADDDTYNKSYPSPEFTWTPEVNANITYHFRKTETALNLSYKFNGERPAYEEVTTANAPAFIHEVRTEAFHQADFTVSKGITKYVTINAGVRNLFDNTNISNSTLTSGQAHTAGGVLPMWYGRSYFAGLSFNWNSRK, from the coding sequence ATGAGGTCACATCTTACTGTGCTGGGACTTTCTATTGCATTGTGTAACGGCGCATGGGCGCAGTCTGCCGCACCGGCTACCGTTATATCTGATTCAGTACGTTTGCGTGACGTAGTGGTAACAGGGCAATATACTCCGCAGTCATTAAAACAATCGGTTTACCAGGTAAGAACCATTTCGGGTGAGTATATAAAATTGCGCGGCGCCACGAATGTGCTGGGCGTGTTGGATAATGAACTGGGCGTGCGCTTCTCCAACGATGCTACACTGGGAGAAACTGATGTGGAGCTCATGGGCATGTCTGGCACAAATGTAAAGATTTTGCTGGATGGTGTGCCATTGGCTGACAGGGGCAGCACCCGGCAAAGTCTGACACAGATAGATATTAATACAATAGAAAGGATTGAAATAGTAGAAGGGCCCATGTCTGTTGCATATGGTACTGATGCACTGGCGGGCGTTATCAATATTATCACTAAGAAATATCGTGGTGGTAAGCAGTTGTCTGTAACAGCCAGGGTACAGGAAGAGACTGTGGGGAAAGAGTATGCAGCCTTTAGTGGTAAAGGTGTGCATAATGAAAACCTGGGCCTCCAGTGGGGGCATAATGGTTTCTTTGCCGGAGGAGGTATCACCCGCAATGATTTTGGCGGATGGAGTGATACGCTCACAGGCCGGAAGAAGGCCTGGAAACCAAAGGATCAGCTGATGGCCAATGGCTCATTTGGCTACACTAATGATCATCTGAAAATATGGTACAGGCTCGATTACCTGGATGAAGATATCATCAGCAGAGGCGATATCAATTTTGACAATGGCAAGGCTACAGACCAGCATTACCTGACAGACCGCTATACGCACCAGGCACAGGCAATGTGGCAGGTGAATAAAGACCTGAGCGTGAATGGTGCTGCTTCATACCAGCAATACAAAAGAGTGACACGTACTACTATCAAAGATTTTACCAATAACACGGAAATGCTGTCGGCCAATGCAGGAGCACAGGACGTTTCCAAATTCAATACGATCTTCTTCAGGGGAACTGCACAGTATACATTATCGCCGGTATGGTCTTTTCAGCCAGGCATTGAATACCGCAGGGACGGCTCCTCCGGTGAGCGGATATCGGGCACACCGGAGATCAGTGATTATTCCCTCTTCCTGTCTGCAGAGATCAAACCAATACGCTGGCTGAATGTACGTCCGGGTGTACGGTTAAGCAGGAACTCCGTTTATGATGCGCCACCCCTGATCCCTTCTGTTAACACTAAGCTGGCACTGCGCAGTAACCTGGACCTGCGTTTGTCTTATGCCCGTGGCTTCAGGGCGCCGGCATTGAGGGAACTATATTTCTATTTCTTTGATGCCAGTCATTCTATAAAAGGGAACAGGGACCTGAAAGCGGAATATTCCAACAGTTTCACCGGGTCTCTGAGCTGGCAGGCTATTCAGAAAGGGCCAGTGCGCCTGAATGCAACGGCAACCGGGTTTTACAACGACTTCCACGACAGGATAGATCTTGCAACGATCAATAGTACTGATACCTCTACCTATGTAAACATCAGCAGGTTTAAAACCACCGGAGCCACGCTGAGCGGAGTGCTGAACTGGAAAGAACTGCAGGTGAACGCAGGCATCGCTTACATAGGTCGGTATAACCAGTTTGCCGATGATGATACGTACAATAAGAGCTATCCGAGTCCTGAGTTTACCTGGACACCGGAAGTGAATGCGAACATTACATATCATTTCAGGAAGACAGAGACAGCATTGAATCTCTCTTATAAGTTCAATGGAGAACGCCCGGCGTATGAAGAGGTGACAACTGCCAATGCACCTGCCTTCATACATGAAGTGAGAACGGAGGCTTTTCACCAGGCGGATTTTACAGTAAGCAAGGGTATTACGAAGTATGTGACTATAAATGCAGGTGTAAGAAACCTGTTTGACAATACGAATATCAGCAATTCTACTTTGACCAGCGGGCAGGCACATACTGCAGGAGGTGTTTTGCCGATGTGGTATGGGCGCTCCTACTTCGCCGGATTAAGCTTCAACTGGAACAGCAGAAAATAA
- a CDS encoding glutamine synthetase beta-grasp domain-containing protein gives MIKFEYIWLDGYQPTQSLRSKTKIEKSFSGKLEDLPMWSFDGSSTRQAPGGSSDCLLKPVFFVKDPQRKDAYLVMCEVLDASGKPHPSNGRATIEDDDNDFWFGFEQEYFLWNPASNKPLGFPDGGYPNPQGQYYCSVGTNNAFGREIVEEHLDVCLEAGLNVEGINAEVAAGQWEFQIFAKGAKEAGDQIWIARYLLERIGEKYGVSINWHCKPLGTLDWNGSGMHANFSNTLLRTAGNKAVYDKVCEAFRPVVKEHIDVYGADNHLRLTGLHETASIHDFSYGVSDRGASIRIPVATVERGWKGYLEDRRPNSAADPYKVAARIIKTVKSVAV, from the coding sequence ATGATCAAATTTGAGTACATCTGGCTGGATGGCTATCAGCCCACCCAAAGCCTTAGAAGTAAGACCAAAATCGAAAAGAGCTTTAGTGGTAAACTGGAAGATCTCCCGATGTGGAGCTTCGACGGTTCCTCTACCCGGCAGGCTCCGGGCGGTTCATCTGACTGCCTCTTAAAACCTGTTTTCTTCGTTAAAGATCCGCAGAGAAAAGATGCTTACCTGGTAATGTGTGAAGTACTGGATGCTTCCGGTAAACCACATCCTTCCAATGGGCGCGCTACCATTGAAGACGACGATAACGACTTCTGGTTCGGTTTCGAACAGGAGTATTTCCTGTGGAATCCTGCCAGCAACAAGCCACTGGGCTTCCCTGATGGCGGTTATCCTAATCCGCAGGGCCAGTACTACTGCTCTGTTGGTACCAACAACGCTTTCGGACGTGAGATCGTTGAAGAGCACCTGGACGTATGCCTGGAAGCAGGACTGAACGTAGAAGGTATCAATGCGGAAGTAGCGGCCGGCCAGTGGGAATTCCAGATCTTCGCTAAAGGTGCGAAAGAAGCTGGTGATCAGATCTGGATCGCCCGTTATTTGCTGGAAAGAATTGGTGAGAAATATGGTGTTTCCATCAACTGGCATTGTAAACCATTAGGTACGCTCGACTGGAATGGTTCCGGTATGCATGCTAACTTCTCTAACACCCTGCTGAGAACAGCTGGTAACAAAGCTGTTTACGATAAAGTGTGTGAAGCATTCAGACCTGTAGTAAAAGAACATATCGATGTATACGGTGCAGACAACCATTTACGTCTGACCGGCCTGCACGAAACTGCGTCTATTCACGACTTCAGCTATGGCGTTTCCGACCGTGGCGCATCTATCCGTATACCTGTAGCTACTGTAGAAAGAGGCTGGAAAGGTTACCTGGAAGACAGACGTCCAAATTCTGCAGCAGATCCATATAAAGTGGCTGCGCGGATCATCAAAACAGTAAAATCTGTAGCCGTATAA
- a CDS encoding S41 family peptidase: MKKKYSLVQLLFLSLLWFACKKDKQPDPPTPPAEGTREQLTTDSLYLYAKQIYLWYDAIPAIDVFKPRQYATGGNVLSNYQRELYAITQFKTNPQTGEAYEYSGVPGHPKYSFITEESLTGGRMGTIDLNDKGDDLGLGLSASGSEVRIRIVYPASPAAGAGLTRGMKVVAINGTPVNSSSGPFIEAALDKSTVTMTVEKTPGVPEIVNLTKRQYTSSAVLKTSILDAGTQKVGYIAYGRFSAYSVTKAAIDQAFAKFVTAGVTSLIVDLRYNGGGYTESAQYLANQIAPNSLDGKVMYVEYFNDLLQKGQAPILKEQLYRNSAGEPVMWNGHWATYADLDYTVAGNTFKFTSDGSLNSLKQVVFIVSGNTASASELVINSLKPYMPVKLVGARTYGKPVGFFGIKIDKYTVYLSNFYMQNANGDGNYFHGMDVDIPAEDDVRNDFGVPGETCVMSALNYIEGHPAGRVRPAEPVVHMGPVSFNGMIETRLKLR, translated from the coding sequence GTGAAAAAGAAATATTCCCTAGTCCAACTCTTGTTTTTATCCTTGTTATGGTTTGCCTGCAAAAAAGATAAACAGCCAGACCCACCGACCCCGCCTGCTGAAGGAACCCGGGAGCAGTTGACAACGGATTCACTCTACCTTTATGCTAAACAGATCTATCTCTGGTATGATGCAATACCGGCTATAGACGTATTTAAACCACGGCAATATGCCACGGGAGGGAATGTATTGTCCAATTATCAGCGGGAACTTTACGCCATTACACAATTCAAGACCAATCCGCAAACCGGTGAAGCCTATGAATATTCAGGCGTGCCCGGTCACCCGAAATATTCCTTCATAACAGAAGAAAGCCTTACGGGTGGCAGGATGGGAACTATTGACCTGAATGATAAAGGGGACGATCTTGGCCTGGGGCTTTCAGCTTCCGGCAGTGAAGTACGTATCCGTATCGTATACCCGGCATCTCCGGCTGCCGGCGCTGGTCTGACCCGGGGAATGAAGGTAGTGGCAATCAATGGCACACCGGTCAATTCATCGTCCGGGCCTTTCATAGAGGCCGCACTGGATAAGTCTACCGTAACCATGACGGTGGAAAAGACGCCTGGCGTGCCTGAAATAGTAAACCTGACGAAGCGTCAATATACATCCTCGGCGGTATTAAAAACTTCTATACTCGATGCCGGCACGCAGAAAGTCGGTTACATCGCTTATGGCCGCTTCTCGGCCTATAGCGTAACCAAGGCCGCTATAGACCAGGCCTTTGCAAAATTTGTAACAGCAGGGGTGACCTCACTGATCGTGGACCTGCGTTATAACGGTGGAGGTTATACCGAATCGGCCCAGTATCTCGCCAACCAGATCGCGCCTAATTCACTGGATGGTAAAGTGATGTATGTTGAATACTTCAACGACCTGCTGCAGAAAGGACAGGCGCCTATCCTGAAAGAGCAGCTTTACCGCAACAGTGCAGGCGAACCCGTGATGTGGAATGGACACTGGGCTACTTATGCCGACCTGGATTATACCGTTGCCGGCAACACGTTTAAGTTCACCAGCGACGGTTCGCTTAACTCACTGAAACAGGTCGTGTTCATCGTGAGTGGTAACACTGCATCTGCCAGTGAGCTGGTTATCAATAGCCTGAAGCCTTATATGCCGGTAAAACTGGTAGGGGCAAGGACCTATGGAAAGCCTGTAGGCTTCTTCGGTATTAAGATCGACAAGTACACCGTGTACTTATCCAATTTTTATATGCAGAATGCAAACGGAGATGGTAATTATTTCCATGGAATGGATGTGGATATACCTGCGGAAGATGATGTCAGGAACGATTTCGGCGTGCCGGGCGAGACCTGCGTGATGTCAGCGCTGAATTATATAGAAGGTCATCCGGCCGGAAGGGTTAGACCGGCAGAACCGGTGGTACACATGGGACCGGTATCCTTCAACGGTATGATAGAGACGAGGTTAAAACTGCGCTGA
- a CDS encoding HmuY family protein — MQKTNLLCVAMAMFAIACSKSDTDTPDVNPPVDTATVDVKTGVYTLADLAADTNATSGAAARAFYYSLEDQKTIPASQVQTANWDIAFTGTYNSTILINNGKAKYSPGYGGPGAGGIYLVKDAAIDAEYYVGPQKALKTVPARRLFDSAFAHVKTVPVSDDQLLTNDGIGLDYFGPSTDGWAFYDFYGLQFPDANPDSVAHICYSMPRTLIIKTAKGHYAKMVIYSIYKGAPELPTRAHKPGFVTFKYAIQKDGSKQLDLK; from the coding sequence ATGCAAAAGACCAATCTCTTATGCGTGGCCATGGCCATGTTTGCCATCGCCTGCTCTAAAAGTGATACTGATACCCCGGATGTCAATCCCCCGGTTGATACAGCTACCGTGGATGTGAAGACCGGCGTGTACACCCTGGCGGATCTTGCTGCTGATACGAACGCCACTTCCGGCGCTGCCGCGCGGGCATTTTACTACAGCCTGGAAGACCAGAAGACCATTCCCGCATCGCAGGTACAGACGGCCAACTGGGATATCGCCTTTACCGGCACCTACAACAGTACTATTCTTATCAACAACGGGAAGGCAAAGTATTCACCCGGTTACGGCGGACCAGGCGCAGGGGGCATTTACCTGGTGAAAGATGCTGCCATTGATGCGGAATATTATGTTGGTCCGCAGAAAGCGCTAAAGACCGTTCCTGCCCGTCGCCTGTTCGACAGTGCTTTCGCACACGTGAAAACAGTACCTGTCAGTGACGATCAGTTGCTCACCAACGATGGTATAGGGCTGGATTATTTCGGTCCCAGCACAGATGGATGGGCTTTTTATGATTTTTATGGCTTGCAGTTCCCCGACGCCAACCCGGATAGTGTAGCACATATCTGCTATAGTATGCCACGTACGCTGATCATCAAAACGGCAAAGGGGCACTACGCCAAGATGGTGATCTACAGTATTTATAAGGGCGCGCCGGAATTGCCCACCCGCGCGCATAAACCAGGCTTTGTGACTTTTAAATACGCTATTCAGAAAGATGGCAGTAAACAACTGGACCTGAAATAA
- a CDS encoding biliverdin-producing heme oxygenase, translating to MIELLRERTDKQHQELERVLIPIIRKANTPEKYIRLLALLYGYYYPLEQHIAAHMDISFPGGFERRRKAPFLLDDIAAISGVPAGIPPFCTDLPEIADHAQALGAMYVLEDLTLDGQLFSHILLRNLQAPELPKAMTFFQGYGSDTQSYWDTFVHYVQGYHGTEAQQQSVLDAAAATFLKFKTWVSGARELQ from the coding sequence ATGATCGAATTGTTAAGGGAGCGTACGGATAAACAGCATCAGGAGCTGGAGCGTGTACTGATCCCCATTATAAGGAAGGCGAATACACCTGAAAAATATATCAGGTTATTAGCGCTGTTGTATGGATACTATTATCCATTGGAACAGCATATCGCTGCCCATATGGATATTTCTTTTCCGGGAGGATTTGAACGAAGGAGGAAGGCCCCCTTCCTGCTGGATGATATAGCCGCCATCAGTGGTGTGCCGGCGGGCATACCTCCCTTCTGTACAGATCTTCCTGAGATCGCAGATCATGCGCAGGCGCTGGGCGCGATGTATGTGCTGGAAGACCTTACATTGGATGGGCAGTTGTTCAGCCATATCCTGCTGCGTAACCTGCAGGCGCCTGAGCTGCCGAAGGCCATGACCTTTTTCCAGGGCTACGGCAGTGATACGCAGTCTTACTGGGATACATTTGTTCATTATGTTCAGGGATATCATGGTACGGAGGCGCAGCAGCAAAGCGTACTGGATGCTGCGGCCGCCACTTTCCTGAAATTTAAGACATGGGTCTCGGGGGCACGGGAACTGCAATAG
- a CDS encoding HmuY family protein has translation MKLSRLFLVLAIGTGLFSACSKDEDTTVVIPPSDGSQLTLNGGGGTGSPNTVYVDFSSDSTATRARASWSLGFYSGSSYRVVLNSFTSMSAVALSKTDINTVNISDTAGISLAIGQGAGTLSMIDDVYGDLTKTVIAEVSATASANHVYLVKPENASAADPATWYKILVTRNGDGYTLQYAKLKETTIKTANIAKDNNYNFTFFSLDNGATVNVEPKKTQWDIAWSYAAYYTATIPYFFSDFVVINQYVGVTAAKVDSNTVSYNNFKADHIAAQTFVSTRDAIGGSWRATTGNGIYKNFYYIVKDANGNYYKLKFVSMGLNDGGTRGYPVIEYKLVKSAS, from the coding sequence ATGAAATTAAGCAGACTTTTTCTCGTACTTGCTATAGGAACAGGATTATTCAGTGCATGTAGTAAAGACGAGGATACCACCGTGGTGATACCTCCTTCAGACGGCTCGCAGCTGACCCTGAACGGTGGCGGTGGTACTGGTTCCCCTAATACCGTTTACGTAGATTTCAGTTCAGACTCTACTGCTACAAGAGCACGCGCCAGCTGGTCGCTCGGTTTTTATAGCGGGTCCTCATACCGTGTCGTACTCAATAGCTTTACTTCCATGAGCGCTGTGGCATTGAGCAAGACCGATATCAATACTGTGAACATTAGCGATACCGCAGGTATAAGCCTGGCTATTGGTCAGGGTGCAGGTACACTAAGCATGATCGACGATGTATATGGCGACCTCACCAAAACTGTGATCGCAGAAGTATCTGCTACTGCCTCCGCCAATCATGTCTACCTGGTGAAACCGGAAAATGCTTCCGCCGCAGATCCTGCTACCTGGTATAAGATCCTTGTTACACGCAATGGAGATGGCTATACCCTGCAGTATGCAAAGCTGAAAGAAACCACTATCAAAACGGCCAATATCGCCAAGGATAATAACTACAACTTTACCTTCTTCTCCCTGGATAATGGTGCTACTGTAAATGTGGAACCTAAGAAAACACAATGGGATATCGCCTGGTCTTACGCTGCCTATTACACAGCTACCATCCCGTATTTCTTTTCTGACTTTGTAGTGATCAACCAATATGTTGGTGTGACTGCGGCAAAGGTGGACAGCAATACCGTAAGCTATAACAATTTCAAAGCAGACCATATCGCTGCGCAAACCTTCGTGTCTACCCGCGATGCCATCGGCGGCAGCTGGAGAGCTACGACAGGTAACGGCATCTACAAGAACTTTTATTACATCGTAAAGGATGCCAATGGCAATTATTACAAGCTGAAATTCGTCAGCATGGGCCTGAATGATGGTGGTACCAGAGGATACCCTGTTATTGAGTACAAACTGGTGAAATCGGCCAGCTAG
- a CDS encoding response regulator, whose translation MIKKVLRNRKCILVADDDADDRELIKVAFEESGADAELLFVENGEELMFYLNRQGRYADEEKYPFPSIILLDLNMPRKDGREALREIKEHANLKSLPIIILTTSTEAKDISKCYELGVNSYTIKPANFSDLVAFAHMLHTYWFTVVQLP comes from the coding sequence ATGATCAAAAAGGTGCTACGTAACAGGAAATGTATACTTGTGGCAGATGATGACGCAGACGACAGGGAGCTTATTAAGGTGGCATTTGAAGAAAGTGGCGCTGATGCAGAATTGCTTTTTGTGGAGAATGGAGAAGAATTAATGTTTTATCTGAACAGGCAGGGAAGATATGCAGACGAAGAAAAATATCCTTTCCCCAGTATCATATTGCTTGATCTGAATATGCCACGTAAGGACGGACGTGAGGCTTTACGTGAGATAAAAGAACATGCCAACCTGAAATCGTTACCCATTATTATCCTGACCACTTCTACCGAAGCAAAAGATATCTCAAAATGTTATGAGCTTGGCGTAAACAGTTATACCATAAAACCGGCTAATTTTTCTGACCTGGTGGCATTTGCTCATATGCTGCACACTTACTGGTTTACCGTCGTACAACTACCGTAG
- a CDS encoding DUF6686 family protein codes for MCDIRTLCRKNQAHISHCANCQTVYIWHNNLVLNFTPQEFQLFYESLEHQQFHDCSMTFPDGEERVVVHSPYRDISFTFTKQEWRDMKEAMSEAILLQQVYELIR; via the coding sequence ATGTGCGATATCAGAACATTGTGCAGGAAAAACCAGGCCCACATCAGCCATTGTGCAAATTGTCAGACAGTCTATATCTGGCACAATAACCTGGTCCTGAACTTCACACCACAGGAATTTCAGCTATTCTATGAATCATTGGAGCACCAGCAGTTTCACGATTGCTCAATGACGTTTCCCGACGGAGAAGAGCGTGTAGTAGTGCACTCTCCATACCGGGACATCAGTTTTACTTTTACCAAACAGGAATGGCGGGATATGAAAGAAGCCATGAGTGAAGCCATATTACTCCAACAGGTATATGAACTGATCAGGTAG